From Falco naumanni isolate bFalNau1 chromosome 4, bFalNau1.pat, whole genome shotgun sequence:
TGTGCTCCGCGCGCAGGGAAGTAAAAAGCTTTACAGATATGCAGGAAATCTTGACTTACGTTTTTTGCTAATTCTAAAACTCCCCctaattaaacaaaattttaaaaagcctcctaaaaaaaacccaaaaaacataCCAGGCTCTCCTAGAGTAAGCCCACCCTGCAAAAATCACACTTTATGTGTTTGTTTACTGTGAGGCTGGTCTAactggggggtgtgtgtgtgttagaaaAGCTGCCTGGTTGTCCTTGCTTTCATTATCAAAAGCCACCCGAACTTgccctgcagaagcagagcaggtGTTTGATAAAGGACCGCGTTTTTCTACCTGTAGCCACTGAAAGGAAGTGACTACAGCCAGCCTAAGAAATGCCAGTATGGAAAACTAGTAGCAGCTTTCATTACTTAAAacacacgccccccccccccccaggatcTGATTCTCCAGGGGCACCTGACaatctgctgctctgttttcaggCGTGGTGTATAATTACGACGCTGAGGGCATTCACAGAGCTGAAACTGGATGGGAACAGTGCATTAGCATCCCACTGGTACAGCCAGACATGTTTGGGCTTCTTCAGCAGTGGGATAAGCTCCTAGAGGAATTTTCTGTGGGAGAGACCTGGCTTCCTCACAGGTAGGTGGTTTGAAAGCTGGATGCAATAGAGTTTTTAGTCTAGGATGATAAATCAGGCTGTTCTGTTTTGGACCCCGAGAGGCTGCGGTTCATTCAGAGCCTTGCTCCTTCAGAACACACATGCCTAACAATCCAGCGGGAGCAACGCCGTCAGGCTGTCAGGAAACCTACTGGCCCTGCTAAACAGAGAGAGTATTTTTAAGCTGTCAGCAATGAACTCATCTGCTAGAATGTAAAAGCTCTAAAATAAAGAGACCGTTCTAGGGAAGTTTTCTTcagcaacaaaataatttagcatGAAAAGACAACAGTTCAGTGAAACACGGAGTGCTGCTGTGTAGAAAAGTCCAGGCATGATTCTGTCATTATTTCTTCAAGGTTTCAGCAGTTTTAGgtgtatttgcatttaaaagctgACTACATTGATGGGATTCTTGCCCAGACCTTGCATCCAGTTGGCTTCTTTGTTGTCAGTGATCAGAAATGGGAAACATGGTCAGGCTCATTTCCAGCTGATCCGTAACACTGCTTTGGACAGTTCAATACAGAAAGGCTTCCACATATTTTGCACTAAACCAGTATGTTCCAGCAAGAATGTTCAGTTGTTTGTAGCTTTCCTTGAAGTTAGTGCCCGTCGACAGTGTTACAAGTTACGAAGCCCAGCTAAACCGTGCACTGCCACATCACCAAGCGGGCTGGTGACAAAGCAGCCTGCTCCCCCAAAAACAGCCAGTGCCTGAGCTGTCCCTCTGTAACTGCCCAACGACAGCCCGTCTGAGCGCAGGTCCATGAAGGATTTAAGGTAATGAATGCAGATGTCatataagaggaaaaaaccaaccatcAAACCAAAAGCGTTTTTCAGCAGTTCTTTATGTGCTGCTtgataaaatttcagaaataatttattatcaCCCTGGCACCAGGAGATGAAAGAATTTGACCTAGAATagagtttttaaatgtttatggAACTCAAAAAGCTAACAGGATTTGTGGCTGTGGACTGAGCCCTGAGCTGGTGAACCCAacactgttttgtttccagatgTTTTGTGGTGCACAACAATGGTGGCCACTCCTGAAGTTactcaattatttttcattaacagtTATTTTGGTAAAGCAAGTACACTGTGGCAAATTGCTTGCTTACTAAGTGGGAGCTCATAGGTCACTCCAGTTACCCTTAACAAACCAGAAgagctttgaagaaaacagctgtCCTGACCTGGGCTCAGGGTTGCTTTTCATACCCACAGTCCTCAGACCTTGCACAGACACCTTGTAAATTCCCAGGGGTGACAGGCAAGCCTCACAGAAGATTCCCTGTGGCAACAGAGACCACTGAGCCACCAACAGTACAAGGCAAGGAATGAGTCACAGGGCTAGGaagaacaagggaaaaatgACACAGGCTGAGGCAATTAGGGAAGAAGCTTGAGGATTAGGCAGCTCTGTATTAAAGACAGTTATACagtgtcgcgacggagggaagacacagtcactcaatatgagcGATCAGCAGACTTTGTTTATTGTACCTtagtcaccttttatgccttgttataattagctcatacatattacaaaagttaagctcattattggttagttgcctaaataccaagcccgcccctagtttctcttctgtagttttctgttcccacctgcaacattcttttcccaccaaaatcttcctgttactgtgtaacaagaacagccaaagacagtgtgttttgctttacttcagataagctgagagcaatgtgcatttttgtccagccagctggactatgtctgTGTGACCCTTTTCAactagccagttatccacaataCAGGACCAGTGGAAAAAACTGCACTATGTGAGTGAGGGAATGGAATAAATTACTGAAGTTGTTAGTGGCCAACATGAAACATTTGGGAGAACCCAAGAAACAGTCTGACCGTGAACAGGTAAAGGCCACATGCTCATAGGGTAGGgtagcaggggaaaaaagataaaaaggaaaagggcacAAACATATTAAATGGCTGCTACTCCTACTGGGTATTTCTGTCCTTGCACAATGGCACAAATTGTTGCCAATGGGAGTTTGACTAGCACACTCTATAGCAACTGTATCAACATACTAGGGACAGAAATCACTCGATTTGAAGTAACCTTCCAAGTTCATGCCACACTGGGGGAAGCCCACATAGTGGCACAATTAACATtactgctgcaggaagaagtTTTCCAGATAACAGAGTAACAATACATCAAGAGCACAGGTTAACAAGGTAAAAGCCAagtaagtataaaaaaataagaactcATTATTGTAAGATCTGTAGccctcttgcttttttcttttccttttttttttttttttttttttttttttgttttatgctcACAGTTTCTAGTACTCCTGGCTGGAAAGTGCAACTTGCAATACATAGAACGTGTTTAAGCACCAGCattaaaggaaagcagcagtagTTCTTGGAGAGCACGTGCTTCCTCATTTCACTCAGTAAAATACTCCTCCATGCACAGTACTTAATGGATTAGTGCTAGCTCTTACTACCAGTGTATTTTTCCTAGGTATGAAGAACACAACCACAACTGCTACACATACGCACTGGCATTCATTAACAGCATACTGACTGCACAAGGAAAACGGCAAATGAGTAAAAGTGAATTTACAGAGAAATTTGTGATCCCACAGACAAAGAAAGCTGCTAAATACATAACTCTGCATCAGGAGCTAACAGCTAATGATTTCTACATTGTACCCCTTCCTGATCaagaaaagcagtgctgaaaATAACAAGCTGCTATATTAAACATCTACAACAGGCAATAGGAAGTCTTAAGACTCCAGATCTCAGGGTTTAAGATGCACAATCTACTTAATGTATTCAAAAAACACAATTAACTTTACATGTTAAGCTGCACATCATGGAGGGATTGGGAAACTGAATTTGTGCATTAGAATGAAATTACATACAGTGTACACACCATAGAAAATTTGTTTCTCAGTACTATTCGTATGGAAAAACGTTTTCCTATTTACATTCACTCTATGTTCTGTTCTGCCAAGACCAGGAATCGTAACTGCAATGTAATTAAGGGTTTTAACAAGTGAACTGCGGTAACTTAAGCTGTAATgcaccaaaatgttttttttcctgtcacatTTGTTTACTggtgagtgaaaaaaaaaggggggggggggggaaatttGTGCTTGCATGCTGCTGAAATCCAAAGTCTGAGTTAACGCACATTCACTACATGTAAAGTTACTTTCTTTTACTTGAATTACTAATAaatataacaataaataaatccaGCCTCTgtcagatgtatttattttccagttcttctttACATTTTGCACATTTGTTCCTCAATCCAAGACAGGTGCTTAACGTTAAAAGATAATAATTTAGTGTCTCTGTTAGTATCCGTAATAAGGAATGGACTCCTCAGGATTCCTCTCAGAGTTAAAACTTTACaacttaacaaaaataaatttaagttaaaaaaaattaaagagatCCTCTAACAGCACTTTTACCTGTTGTACATTACATGGAAGTGTATGCTGAAGTCAGAATTGTGCAGTCCATAATTTTGTGCAATTTCACTTTACTTTTGGTTCtggtttaagaaaataatttcagcttttttttttttccttctgctaatttctgcaaagaaagCTGGTTTTAGTCTAGATTCAGGTCCTGTTTTCTCAAAGATGGAGATGTAATCATGAACGATTGGGGTTTTGTCCACATCCAGTTTATACTTTTGTAGACACAAACCACACTGACCCTGCCCACCCAATACTCTTTTTAAGTGCCAACACACTTCACATACTTCCCCCCTTCATGTTCTTCCACTTCTTGCTAAATTTTAAGTTATAGATCCTtgaaaagcatattaaaaaaacacaacacaataGAGATCAGCTTGAAACGCGCAATTCTGCTGCTAAGAGACCTCCCATCCACCCACTCCTAGTGCAAGTCAGAATTCTTTGACTAGGATTTAGCTTACAAAGTAACTGTGCTATGCTACTTCTGAGCAAATCAGAGCCCATACCTcatttaaatattgtatttaaaatggtaaaatatAAACACAATGGCAAGTATCAGTGCCATGGTACCACTATCTAATGTAAGTTATTTGCTACAACACTGCTGATCTGCAGGtagaaataaaaacaccttGCCACGTACAGTCAATGCATACATACCTGTCCAGCTTAAAGAAGCTGTTACGCaattaactttttcattttacatcttTCCAGCACAAGTTCtattaaatgaaagcaaagacaagaagaTCTTCCACTTTGCCTACAGTTTCCTGCATTCAGGACATGGCTTTACAATCTAAACTGCCGAAGTAAACAAGAGTGTGGTTTTGCATTTGGTGGGAACAGTCCAAGTTGACAGAATTTTTACCAGCTCTGGAAAATCTGTGACCAGGAGGCAAACCCCCTTTTGTAGTGAAtgacaacagcagaaagaaaatccaaaacTCTGTTGTTGTCACCGGCTATAACATCTCCTTACTGTTGTAGCAAAGGTGTTCTCTTGCAACAtaggggagggggggaataaATATCTTAACAGCGTAGTGAAACAAGGAAGCCTATTGTTCAAACACCAAGATGGAATTCAAATGCCTGAATCTAAAGCAGCAACACTTAAAATGCAGGGTAGTTGATACTTAAACCTCCTGGCTCTACTTGAAAGACTGctgggttggttggttggttttccGAATGTGGCTTAGCAATAGTAAACATCGTGTTTGGGAGCCTGCAGTCTAGGTGATTAAACCTTACGGAAAAGTTAGAAAATAGCAGGCACCTAGTGTGGCAGGGCAGAACAGCTCAGCATGCCCTGTACCTCACTATACAAACGCCGTGGTGCCTCCCAGTCTGTTCCACCACATAACGACAGGCCAGGGCACAGAGAGCTACCCGAGCActatgaaaaaacccaaccaccaaaCATACAGACTGTTATAGTTGCTggataaaagaaaagcagtgatgAAACTGAGACTTACACTTGCCAAGCCAGAGAGGCTGACTTCCCCTCACTAGCTCAGCAAATCATCGTTATTTTCTGCACAGTAACCCATTCTCAACAAAAGTAAAGGGCATCAACTTGTGGTCAGGGTATTTTACTCTCAGGGAGGAATCTTGTGCTGCAAATcccaaaggaagaaagacatTTTACCCAAATGGGGAAAGGTGCCTAACACCTAACTTTGCCGTTAGGTGCTTTGACTccagaattaatttaaatccTTGCACGTTCTGAGGGAAGTTCCTCAATTCTCATCAGTGGTTGTGAAAATAAGCCACTAAATTCCAGGGTCTAGGCACCTAACAGCAGCGTGTTACAATGCTCAACAATGCAAAAACCAGATCTCTCCCCAAATCTAAGCCTGTGCAACTTCAGCAAGGCTATGAAGTCAGGTTTTGTTTGAAGAAGAATGGTACCACAGGTATCCCAAAAGGCTACTTGACTGGCTGGAATTACTGCTGGTTTTTAACAAGTTAAAAACCAGTTAAAGGACTATCAAGTTTAAATTctcatttctgaagaaatgtaGGACCTTGGGCTGAGCCAGGAAATTAAGATAGCCTTACAGCTCCCAAGTTCAACACCGAAGAACCTGTTCAACACCAGAAAATGTTCAATCCCCCATTGCTTAGGCTTTCAGGCAGACGGGTTTTGCACTTCAGTGGCTCTGCAGGCCACAGTGCCTATTCAGCACTAATGCCTGGATCTGTCATAATATTAGAAGTACCATTACTAATCACTGCAGAGTAGCCACCACGCAAACATACACATTTATCAGTTTTAAGGGAACAAACAAGTATTTTGAGTCAGaacacagtttaattttttccccttcaaatgCATTATTATAGTTCACTTGTGTTTTTCAGTACAACATTCTCTCCAGTAAACAGGATTTACCTCgttttaaatagaatttataCATACCAGCTGAGTATGTCGATAGAAACCATTCTGAGGCAATGGTTCATCGTGAGAAGATCAGgtaaaaaaccaacaagaagTGGTTTCAAAAATAGTAAGTTTTTCCTATACAGTCAGTTAAAATTCATCTTGCTCACTGCGCTCACGGGAAGAAACCCAACGAGATACAATCagttcctgaaataaaaaacagcGATTATTGGGGATGGGGAAGCTACAGAGAACCAGTGAGGGATGGAGATTAAACCTTTAGCAAATTGACATATATCATGCGACCATTGAGAAATTTTAGTAGAGGACTACATTTGTTCCTGAAGTGAGCTGGTGTctcacatttttctcccttaatttttaaacaagcattAACCTTACAGTCTCCGTGGGTATCCCTGCTTCCCCATGCAAATGCTCACAATTCACAGTAGCAACATTAAAATTTCGATTAGATCTTAAGTCTTTAAAAAGCCTGCAATGCACTCCTTTGTGCACGGACGGGGCACAAAGGAATCTAGTTATTTTATCACAGTTATGCGTGCAAAAACCAAAGCATGCTAAAGAGCAAGCAACAGTTCCAAGGGGGCCCTTACACAGTTCCAAGGGGGCCCTTACAGTCAGCTGTCCAGCTGCCCCAAGGCAAAGCCACACTGccaaaggagagaaataattACTCACCTGAACCTTAATTCTTTTCATACATTCTGGTGTCGACATCTCTTTTTCAGTCATGTCAGAAGGTCTAATCAAATAGCATAACATAAGTTCCTGTTAACAGAAAACATGAGTACATTCATTTCAACCCATTTCTTTCTAGACAAGTTTTAGATTCGTTAGAAATGCAGCTACCAAGTCTCCTACGAGGTGTGTTCTGCCAGCCAGGTTGGGGAGAGCTGATACACATATCTTGTTTTACTTATCAAAGCATACTACTGCCATAAGATAAACTAGAATGGTAACACAACACCTGAGCACCCCAGCTGGGAGTGTGGAAGCACTATGTTTGAGGCTCTATCACAGCGAAAATTTTTTGGAAACTTTCAGTTTCACccttcaaaagaaaatcctgGTAGATGGagaagactttaaaaacaaaagtggCAAGTGGGAAAGAAGTGTCCCTCGGGTCTTCCTTCTGTTCCTCACACAACTTTTAACAGGTGACAAGACTTTAATAAGCTTCTTCCAGAATTCATCTGGATATTGACAAAGGAAACTTGCTTGCCTACTGGCAACTCAACACGTTCTTCAGCAGACCAGAAACAGGAGGATTCTCTTTCCAGCCTCACTCCCACTCCCTGTTCTTTGGAACTAAACTGTACATTTATCgttttaaagctattttagaACTAGCATCTTACACTTACCTTAGAAGCATTAGCAGTTGTTCGGTTCAACCCAGACAAAGACTTCCAGCTGAGTGGTCTACGAAGAGAACCTTCAAAATTATCATCAACTAATTCAGCAATAACAGAgtaactggaaaacaaagcagataGGCCgagtcacagaaagaaaactactCTTTCAGGAAGATCATGAAACTTAAGAATCAGAACCTAAAAACTAGCGTTAAACAGTATGCCAGCATGCAGTAAGCAAGTTGTGAAACAAGTCTCTTTCTActaggaaaagaggagaaaaggtgAAGTTGTGAATATGCTCACTGGCactttccctccccacccttctGCTAATGTTTGTAGCATTCTCTTACAGATGCCCATCTGACATTTATAACCAATTTATTATCTAGGAGTTCAACCTGCCTCGCTAACAAATAAAGACAATTATCATCCCTTAGAAgttttttctcccaaattaCACAAATTATTCatactatatatttttaaaagtcagtatTACTAAATCAAATCACTTTCCTGAGCGCATTCATCATGTGAGTGCTAAATACGCTCATTGcaaatttttagtttttaatgtCTTACTACTTTTATATGAATTCAATGAAATTGTGTTATTTAGTACCTCTGCTAAAAGGACTTTTGCATTCCCAGGATGAATGCCTCTGGCAAACTATTTTGCGTGAAGAATATGTGCTTAACCAATGAAGATACTAAATTTGTGTGAGAAAAATTTACTGATTTGAACTAGGAAATTAGACAGAAACATGAGCTTCAAACCTTGCATGATAGAAAGGGGGGCCTTTTCGATACAGCACTGAAACGAGAGAGAAACACCTCAGTTAGATAATCACCGAGTTTCCATCCGAGTTTAATACCAGGCCCACGaatatttccaaatgttttgtcAGTTTTAATTACACAAGAGAAAACTTCAACACTTTTGAATTCTGCTCAGAATTAAGTTGCCCCAGCAagtggagagagaaggaagagaaaaaaagccgTGGGAACAGCAGGGTGACAGAAGGCAGGGGGTGGCAGGTAAAAGATAAAATAGAAGAGCCAAAGGACAGTTAGCAATTGCAGTGGGATAAAGAATTCTTCAACAGATTCACGCTTTTAACCCTGTATTTGTGAAGAAGTTGAGCCACTGGAGTAGAAGTAAAAGATCACAATAAGCCATCAAATTTCTGTTCCAATCAAGCATTTTCCACAAATTTTAGGAGA
This genomic window contains:
- the MKRN2OS gene encoding MKRN2 opposite strand protein isoform X1, giving the protein MAEAAILRVRHCRADIFCRRAPPRCPACGRPLRGAGLPAAPVRLPSPFRQGHRQRCAFLLRPAAGTFLGGYDGRADLHVGVTSTHGVVYNYDAEGIHRAETGWEQCISIPLVQPDMFGLLQQWDKLLEEFSVGETWLPHRYEEHNHNCYTYALAFINSILTAQGKRQMSKSEFTEKFVIPQTKKAAKYITLHQELTANDFYIVPLPDQEKQC
- the MKRN2OS gene encoding MKRN2 opposite strand protein isoform X2, with translation MFGLLQQWDKLLEEFSVGETWLPHRYEEHNHNCYTYALAFINSILTAQGKRQMSKSEFTEKFVIPQTKKAAKYITLHQELTANDFYIVPLPDQEKQC